One stretch of Streptomyces sp. 135 DNA includes these proteins:
- a CDS encoding ATP-binding protein — protein sequence MRAQQRAHRSTARVEYALPQEAASAGRARRLTCAFLARPHRRKNQVTAERVHDVALVVSELVSNAVQHARGGCRLRVEVSGDRVTVEVYDTSPARPRLRKPSGERENGRGLALVRQLAHRLEVVTARQGGKTVRAVLA from the coding sequence ATGCGTGCGCAGCAGCGCGCCCATAGGTCCACCGCACGAGTCGAGTACGCATTGCCGCAGGAGGCCGCCTCGGCGGGCCGGGCACGGAGGCTGACCTGCGCGTTTCTGGCCAGGCCGCACCGTCGTAAGAACCAGGTGACCGCCGAGCGCGTGCACGACGTCGCGCTGGTCGTCTCCGAGCTGGTCTCCAACGCCGTCCAGCACGCGCGAGGCGGCTGCCGCCTGCGCGTGGAGGTCTCCGGTGACCGGGTGACCGTGGAGGTGTACGACACGAGCCCGGCCCGCCCGCGCCTGCGCAAGCCGAGCGGCGAACGGGAGAACGGCCGGGGCCTGGCCCTGGTCCGCCAGCTCGCCCACCGCCTGGAGGTGGTGACCGCGCGGCAGGGCGGCAAGACGGTGCGGGCGGTACTGGCCTGA
- a CDS encoding AraC family transcriptional regulator has protein sequence MRGTTVLPGKGNNGEPAGEGMPMHRLEVPMPNALPFAIGTFDTIGPMSRAPFPHRHTFHEIVHVTGGTGRHVVDLTGFALRPPNLGFIAPGQVHQWQDVTGLEGRVILFTDDFLLDHPADREVLRALTRRSWLDLSGEAAEWTARLVDELDGEYRTGAEGFQSVLRALLHVLVVRAARLPGRRPAAAPPRSRPGSVAEEFVTLLATPEGTPPSVRTCAEHLGVSVSYLSEAVKASTGRTPGELIRQARVHEAKRLLLRTELSVRQIAGRVGFGDPAYFCRFFRRETGASPGDFRRGGGDIHHDHRLPSIARHRSPA, from the coding sequence ATGCGCGGCACAACGGTCTTGCCCGGCAAGGGGAACAACGGGGAGCCCGCCGGGGAGGGCATGCCCATGCACCGCCTGGAGGTGCCGATGCCCAACGCGCTGCCCTTCGCCATCGGCACGTTCGACACCATCGGGCCGATGTCGCGCGCGCCCTTCCCGCACCGGCACACCTTCCACGAGATCGTCCACGTCACCGGCGGCACCGGCAGACACGTCGTCGACCTGACGGGCTTCGCGCTGCGGCCGCCCAACCTGGGCTTCATCGCTCCCGGCCAGGTCCACCAATGGCAGGACGTCACCGGCCTGGAAGGCCGCGTCATCCTCTTCACCGACGATTTCCTCCTGGACCACCCCGCCGACCGGGAGGTCCTGCGGGCGCTGACGCGCCGCTCGTGGCTCGATCTGTCCGGCGAGGCCGCGGAGTGGACCGCGCGTCTCGTCGACGAGCTGGACGGCGAGTACCGCACGGGGGCGGAGGGTTTCCAGAGCGTGCTGCGGGCCCTGCTGCACGTCCTGGTGGTGCGGGCCGCGCGGCTGCCCGGGCGCCGGCCGGCGGCCGCACCACCCCGGTCACGGCCCGGCTCGGTGGCGGAGGAGTTCGTGACGCTGCTCGCCACCCCGGAGGGCACCCCGCCGTCGGTGCGGACCTGCGCGGAGCACCTGGGCGTCTCGGTCAGCTACCTCAGCGAGGCGGTGAAGGCGTCCACCGGCCGCACGCCCGGCGAGCTGATCCGGCAGGCCCGCGTGCATGAGGCCAAACGGCTCCTGCTGCGTACGGAGTTGTCTGTGCGTCAGATAGCGGGGCGGGTCGGGTTCGGGGACCCGGCGTACTTCTGCCGCTTCTTCCGCCGGGAGACCGGGGCGAGCCCCGGGGACTTCCGCCGTGGCGGTGGCGATATTCACCACGACCACCGGCTCCCGTCCATCGCCCGGCACCGCTCCCCCGCATAA
- a CDS encoding FG-GAP-like repeat-containing protein → MSRVRRTARLTMPVIAASLLVGGGLTALTLGQGTARAAAPAADAGRAGAAAKATDDFNGDGYGDLVVGAPGGTVSGQAKAGYVVVTYGAKDGLDPARKKVISRSTSGVPGAATAKQEFGRSFTKGDLDHDGYTDLVIGVASRSSAAGAVVLWGSASGLTGGTKIATHGFAPQAGDFDGDGTTDLALFSGAGYYGDDPVGQQARLWKGPIARTGTPAETLNFMDKSQWWDYDSEQRPDPTCADRDCIDGPGSVQGPVVPKAVGDINGDGRADIAMNDYYGDGEWDNSILYGTPTGFKRGRATGSAGELGIGDINGDRYDDLVIGDDEYEPGVVVAFGSADGLTARTQGFDQGLPGVPGAEEDGDAFGHAIAVGDVTGDGYADIAVGVPGEDVGTVADAGSVVLVRGSAGGVTGSGAQAFHQNTAGVPGVAEKGDGFGAKTALLDVTGDGRADLAAASVQENVKAGAVWSLRGTSTGLTATDSVAFGPKDVEAPNTAALFGSALR, encoded by the coding sequence ATGTCGCGCGTCCGTCGCACCGCTCGTCTCACCATGCCCGTGATCGCCGCCTCCTTGCTGGTGGGCGGCGGCCTTACCGCCCTCACCCTCGGGCAGGGCACCGCCCGTGCCGCCGCTCCCGCCGCCGATGCCGGGCGCGCGGGGGCCGCGGCGAAGGCGACGGACGACTTCAACGGCGACGGGTACGGCGACCTGGTCGTCGGCGCCCCGGGCGGTACGGTCTCCGGCCAGGCCAAGGCCGGGTACGTGGTGGTGACGTACGGGGCGAAGGACGGCCTCGACCCGGCCCGCAAGAAGGTCATCAGCCGCTCCACGAGCGGGGTGCCCGGCGCGGCCACCGCCAAGCAGGAGTTCGGGAGGTCGTTCACCAAGGGCGACCTGGACCACGACGGCTACACCGACCTGGTCATCGGTGTCGCCAGCAGGAGCTCCGCCGCGGGCGCGGTGGTCCTGTGGGGCTCCGCATCCGGCCTGACCGGCGGCACGAAGATCGCCACCCACGGGTTCGCCCCGCAGGCCGGTGACTTCGACGGCGACGGCACCACCGACCTCGCCCTGTTCTCCGGGGCGGGTTACTACGGGGACGACCCGGTCGGCCAGCAGGCCCGCCTCTGGAAGGGCCCCATCGCGCGGACGGGCACGCCGGCCGAGACCCTCAACTTCATGGACAAGTCGCAGTGGTGGGACTACGACAGCGAGCAGCGCCCCGACCCGACCTGCGCCGACCGGGACTGCATCGACGGCCCCGGCTCCGTGCAGGGCCCGGTCGTCCCCAAGGCCGTCGGTGACATCAACGGCGACGGCCGCGCCGACATCGCCATGAACGACTACTACGGTGACGGCGAGTGGGACAACAGCATCCTGTACGGCACCCCGACCGGCTTCAAGCGCGGCCGGGCGACGGGCTCGGCCGGTGAACTGGGCATCGGTGACATCAACGGCGACCGCTACGACGACCTGGTGATCGGCGACGACGAATACGAGCCGGGGGTCGTGGTCGCCTTCGGCTCGGCCGACGGCCTCACGGCGCGGACGCAGGGGTTCGACCAGGGCCTGCCGGGCGTGCCCGGCGCGGAGGAGGACGGGGACGCCTTCGGCCACGCGATCGCCGTCGGCGATGTGACGGGTGACGGATACGCCGACATCGCGGTCGGTGTCCCCGGCGAGGACGTCGGCACCGTCGCCGACGCGGGCTCGGTCGTGCTGGTGCGCGGCAGCGCCGGTGGCGTGACCGGCTCCGGGGCCCAGGCCTTCCACCAGAACACGGCGGGCGTGCCCGGCGTCGCCGAGAAGGGCGACGGGTTCGGGGCGAAGACCGCGCTGCTCGACGTCACCGGTGACGGCCGCGCCGACCTGGCCGCCGCCTCCGTCCAGGAGAACGTCAAGGCCGGCGCGGTGTGGTCGCTGCGCGGCACGTCCACGGGCCTGACCGCCACGGACTCCGTCGCCTTCGGGCCCAAGGACGTCGAGGCGCCGAACACCGCGGCGCTCTTCGGCAGCGCGCTGCGCTGA
- a CDS encoding ATP-binding cassette domain-containing protein produces the protein MENAIVLAGVRKRYGDRAALDGLDLVAARGTVHGVLGPNGAGKTTAVRIMATLLRADEGHVEIAGCDARRHADEVRRRIGLLGQHAAVDEELGGRQNLEMFGRLHHLGARRARARADELLARFGLAGTGRKAVKRYSGGMRRRLDLAASLITEPEVLFLDEPTTGLDPRGRAEVWEAVRSLVGGGTTVLLTTQYLEEADQLADRISLVDHGRVIADGTADDLKARIGGDRVDVVVRDGAQLVHAARLLPGDTGDVTIDADRRLASAPATDRVDALTRVVRALSEEGIEAEDIAVRRPTLDEVFLRLTGRSEGSGPGAAGAAAWVKEAV, from the coding sequence ATGGAGAACGCGATCGTCCTCGCGGGCGTGCGGAAGCGGTACGGAGACAGAGCGGCCCTCGACGGGCTCGATCTGGTGGCCGCGCGCGGGACGGTGCACGGCGTGCTCGGGCCGAACGGCGCGGGCAAGACGACCGCGGTACGCATCATGGCGACGCTGCTCCGGGCGGACGAGGGTCACGTGGAGATCGCCGGATGCGACGCGCGGCGCCACGCCGACGAGGTGCGCCGCAGGATCGGCCTGCTCGGCCAGCACGCGGCGGTCGACGAGGAGCTCGGCGGCCGGCAGAACCTGGAGATGTTCGGCCGCCTGCACCACCTCGGCGCCCGGCGGGCGCGGGCGCGGGCCGATGAACTCCTGGCCCGCTTCGGCCTCGCCGGCACGGGCCGCAAGGCCGTCAAGCGGTACAGCGGCGGCATGCGGCGCCGCCTCGACCTCGCGGCGTCGCTCATCACGGAACCGGAGGTGCTTTTCCTGGACGAGCCGACGACAGGCCTGGATCCACGCGGCCGCGCCGAGGTGTGGGAAGCGGTGCGCTCCCTCGTCGGCGGCGGTACGACGGTGCTCCTGACCACGCAGTACCTGGAAGAGGCCGATCAACTGGCCGACCGCATCTCCCTGGTGGACCACGGCCGGGTCATCGCGGACGGCACGGCGGACGACCTCAAGGCGCGGATCGGCGGCGACCGCGTCGACGTCGTGGTGCGCGACGGCGCCCAACTGGTACACGCGGCGCGGCTGCTGCCGGGTGACACGGGCGACGTGACCATCGACGCCGACCGCCGACTGGCCAGTGCCCCCGCCACCGACCGCGTGGACGCCCTCACCCGTGTCGTACGGGCGCTGAGCGAGGAAGGCATCGAGGCGGAGGACATCGCTGTGCGCAGGCCGACGCTCGACGAGGTGTTCCTGCGTCTGACGGGACGTTCGGAGGGCAGTGGGCCGGGAGCAGCGGGAGCGGCGGCATGGGTGAAGGAGGCCGTATGA
- a CDS encoding ABC transporter permease — protein sequence MTRRELAHWARQPVQVLVGLVFPVMLLLMFNYLIGGGKGIAGDYAEFLVPGMFALTMAFGLDATMVAVTADLNKGVVDRFRSMPMANGAVLVGRSAADMLQSFASLIVMTGVGLAIGWRWHGSLGAVLGAIGLLMLLRFAMLWLGIHLGMVAGRPELVSAVQILVWPVGFLSNAFTVPETMPGWLGAAVEWNPMSATATAVRDLFGNDPGATGTSWAAEHAGLLAVVWPLLLVGVFLPLAVRRFAGLSK from the coding sequence ATGACCCGCCGCGAACTGGCCCACTGGGCCCGGCAACCCGTGCAGGTCCTCGTCGGGCTCGTCTTCCCCGTGATGCTGCTGCTGATGTTCAACTACCTGATCGGCGGCGGCAAGGGCATCGCGGGTGACTACGCCGAGTTCCTGGTGCCCGGCATGTTCGCGCTGACCATGGCGTTCGGCCTTGACGCCACGATGGTCGCGGTCACCGCCGACCTCAACAAGGGCGTCGTGGACCGCTTCCGGTCCATGCCGATGGCCAACGGCGCGGTACTGGTGGGCCGGTCGGCGGCCGACATGCTCCAGTCCTTCGCCTCGCTGATCGTGATGACGGGGGTAGGGCTCGCCATCGGCTGGCGCTGGCACGGCTCGCTCGGCGCGGTGCTCGGCGCGATCGGCCTGCTGATGCTGCTGCGCTTCGCGATGCTCTGGCTCGGCATCCACCTCGGCATGGTCGCGGGGCGGCCGGAGCTGGTGTCGGCCGTGCAGATCCTCGTCTGGCCGGTCGGCTTCCTCTCCAACGCCTTCACGGTGCCGGAGACCATGCCGGGCTGGCTCGGTGCCGCGGTCGAATGGAACCCGATGTCGGCGACCGCGACGGCGGTGCGCGACCTTTTCGGCAACGACCCGGGGGCCACGGGCACTTCGTGGGCGGCGGAGCACGCCGGGCTGCTCGCGGTGGTGTGGCCGCTGCTGCTCGTCGGCGTCTTCCTGCCGTTGGCCGTACGAAGGTTCGCAGGTCTCAGCAAGTAG
- a CDS encoding peptidoglycan-binding domain-containing protein, whose protein sequence is MTSRSSRRIRVRTLAATLLGCALLTGPAVALAGAGPSAKDSGTAAARDIGTKQATNGEWRHCPYTGTHPELGKGHANDAVGHLQCILNKVYGYKNVAIDKIFGDATLAAVKNFQQSVGLTADGFVGPNTWAALHP, encoded by the coding sequence GTGACTTCACGATCCAGCCGACGTATCCGTGTCCGTACGCTCGCCGCCACACTGCTCGGTTGTGCGCTGCTGACCGGGCCCGCCGTGGCGCTCGCCGGGGCCGGCCCGTCCGCGAAGGACAGCGGCACGGCCGCCGCCCGCGACATAGGGACCAAGCAGGCCACCAACGGCGAGTGGCGCCACTGCCCGTACACCGGCACCCACCCCGAACTCGGCAAGGGCCACGCGAACGACGCCGTCGGTCACCTCCAGTGCATCCTGAACAAGGTGTACGGCTACAAGAACGTCGCCATCGACAAGATCTTCGGCGACGCCACCCTGGCCGCGGTCAAGAACTTCCAGCAGAGCGTCGGCCTGACCGCCGACGGCTTCGTCGGCCCCAACACGTGGGCGGCGCTGCACCCGTAG
- a CDS encoding dioxygenase has product MAVPVSLMGVPALARTAGERGEAPTVTPSCDDGDDPTPPQMEGPYFKPNSPRRTSLIQAGTPGTRLTVTGYVFGRACRPIPQVLLDFWQADAYGTYDNVGFRFRGHQFTDASGAFRLTTVVPGLYPGRTRHLHVKVQAPGRPVLTTQLYFPGEPRNNTDPIFDARLLMNVRTVGNAKEADFDFVLNVPQ; this is encoded by the coding sequence ATGGCCGTCCCGGTGAGCCTCATGGGCGTTCCCGCGCTGGCCCGTACCGCCGGTGAGCGGGGCGAGGCGCCGACGGTGACCCCGTCCTGCGACGACGGCGACGACCCGACGCCGCCGCAGATGGAAGGGCCGTACTTCAAGCCGAACTCCCCGCGCCGCACCTCGCTGATCCAGGCGGGCACGCCGGGGACGCGGCTCACCGTCACCGGGTACGTCTTCGGGCGCGCCTGCCGCCCGATACCGCAGGTCCTGCTGGACTTCTGGCAGGCCGACGCCTACGGGACCTATGACAACGTGGGGTTCCGTTTCCGTGGGCACCAGTTCACGGACGCGTCCGGCGCCTTCCGGCTCACCACGGTCGTGCCGGGCCTCTACCCCGGGCGCACCCGCCATCTGCACGTCAAGGTGCAGGCCCCGGGGCGGCCGGTGCTCACCACGCAGTTGTACTTCCCCGGCGAGCCGCGCAACAACACGGACCCCATCTTCGACGCCCGGCTGCTCATGAACGTACGTACCGTCGGGAACGCGAAGGAGGCCGACTTCGACTTCGTCCTGAACGTGCCCCAGTAA
- a CDS encoding MFS transporter, translated as MTPQRDSRRWAVLAILSGSLLLIAMDTTILNVAFPSLVADLRPSSVQQLWIIDIYALVLSGLLVTAGALGDRWGRKRLLLIGFGVFALASLLAVFATAAWQVIAARALLGAGGAAIMPATLSILRHVFTDARERALAYAVWSAVFGGGMALGPVVGGLLVEHDGWHSAFLINIPVALVVIALGLWILPESHQPRQGRWDWWGVGQSVLGMLALAGGIKQLGKGGPADPVAWTLLVVAAVTLTVFVRRQLRLEHPLLQVRLFASRPFAIAAASIFLGMIALGSALFLITQWFQYGQGYTPLEAGIHLLPAPLGLVLTSLLTPMLMHRLPIRHIMGGGLLMMTAGLALPWLLQLSAPLGYGGIAVALAVLGCGVGIATTAASVTLMAATPAKDVSGAAAVEETCYELGAAMGVAILGSVATALYRVNLPDLGLSDDTASAVSDSIGEAARVASELTGPAGDALLTGAADAFTSGMTPTFLMAAALPLAAAALTWAKIPKGLRPTEDAH; from the coding sequence ATGACCCCGCAGCGTGACTCACGACGCTGGGCCGTCCTCGCGATCCTCTCCGGCAGCCTGCTGCTGATCGCGATGGACACCACGATCCTGAACGTCGCCTTCCCGTCCCTCGTCGCCGATCTGCGGCCCAGCTCCGTACAGCAGCTGTGGATCATTGACATCTACGCCCTCGTGCTCTCCGGGCTCCTGGTCACGGCGGGCGCCCTCGGCGACCGGTGGGGACGCAAGCGACTGCTGCTCATCGGCTTCGGCGTGTTCGCCCTCGCCTCGCTGCTCGCCGTCTTCGCGACCGCCGCCTGGCAGGTCATCGCCGCCCGCGCACTGCTCGGCGCCGGTGGCGCGGCGATCATGCCCGCCACCCTGTCGATCCTGCGGCACGTCTTCACCGACGCCCGCGAGCGCGCCCTCGCGTACGCGGTGTGGTCCGCTGTCTTCGGTGGCGGCATGGCGCTCGGCCCCGTCGTCGGCGGGCTCCTCGTGGAGCACGACGGCTGGCACTCCGCGTTCCTGATCAACATCCCCGTCGCGCTGGTCGTCATCGCGCTCGGCCTGTGGATCCTGCCCGAGTCGCACCAGCCCCGGCAGGGCCGCTGGGACTGGTGGGGCGTGGGCCAGTCCGTCCTCGGCATGCTCGCCCTGGCGGGTGGCATCAAGCAGCTCGGCAAGGGCGGCCCGGCCGACCCCGTGGCCTGGACGCTGCTCGTCGTGGCCGCGGTGACGCTCACCGTGTTCGTCCGCCGCCAGCTGCGTCTGGAGCACCCGCTGCTCCAGGTACGTCTCTTCGCCTCCCGGCCGTTCGCCATCGCCGCGGCCTCGATCTTCCTCGGCATGATCGCGCTGGGCTCGGCCCTGTTCCTCATCACCCAGTGGTTCCAGTACGGGCAGGGCTACACGCCCCTGGAAGCGGGCATCCACCTGCTGCCCGCGCCGCTGGGCCTGGTGCTGACCTCGCTGCTCACGCCGATGCTGATGCACCGGCTGCCGATCCGGCACATCATGGGCGGCGGCTTGCTGATGATGACGGCGGGCCTCGCCCTGCCGTGGCTGCTCCAGCTGTCGGCGCCGCTCGGCTACGGCGGGATCGCCGTGGCGCTGGCCGTGCTCGGCTGCGGCGTCGGCATCGCGACGACCGCCGCGTCCGTGACGCTGATGGCCGCCACCCCGGCGAAGGACGTCAGCGGTGCCGCGGCCGTCGAGGAGACCTGCTACGAACTCGGCGCCGCCATGGGCGTGGCCATCCTCGGCAGTGTCGCCACGGCGCTGTACCGCGTGAACCTCCCCGACCTCGGCCTCTCGGACGACACCGCATCGGCCGTGAGCGACTCCATCGGTGAGGCCGCACGCGTGGCGTCCGAGCTGACCGGGCCGGCGGGCGACGCCCTGCTGACGGGGGCCGCCGACGCGTTCACCTCCGGGATGACACCGACGTTCCTGATGGCGGCGGCGCTGCCGCTGGCCGCCGCGGCGCTCACCTGGGCGAAGATCCCGAAGGGCCTGCGCCCGACGGAGGACGCGCACTGA
- a CDS encoding GNAT family N-acetyltransferase → MTTSLTPPTGLTVRAATLGDAAAVCALLNEVDLLEIGRADTELAEVQADLKHPEVDLERDSWLLFEGERLIGYALLWDESGGERIDVDHYVLPGRPEGALHLFDLMEDRAAQRAAANGANRAVLHLHLNITPTMDLSALRDRGWRPVRRYNVMARHLDPAADQLPKAPDGVTLRDCSEEEDRRRAHRLLQECFAEHFDFQPRTYTQWLDDIDAERVDWSLIWIAHVDGIGDAAVLRTHNDRASMAWIGNIGVLTEARGRGIGSHLLRHAFGHYAALGRDRIGLGVDTDNSSGALALYERHGMALDFAVDTWELTRPA, encoded by the coding sequence ATGACCACGTCTCTCACCCCGCCCACCGGCCTGACCGTGCGGGCCGCGACGCTCGGTGACGCGGCGGCGGTGTGCGCGCTGCTCAATGAGGTCGATCTGCTGGAGATCGGCCGCGCGGACACCGAACTCGCCGAAGTGCAGGCCGACTTGAAGCACCCCGAAGTGGACCTGGAGCGGGACTCCTGGCTGCTGTTCGAGGGCGAGCGGCTCATCGGGTACGCCCTGCTGTGGGACGAGTCGGGCGGCGAGCGGATCGACGTCGACCACTACGTGCTGCCCGGCCGGCCCGAAGGCGCCCTGCATCTCTTCGACTTGATGGAGGACCGCGCCGCACAGCGCGCCGCGGCCAACGGAGCCAACCGCGCGGTGCTGCACCTGCACCTCAACATCACGCCCACCATGGACCTGTCGGCACTGCGCGACCGGGGTTGGCGTCCCGTTCGCCGCTACAACGTGATGGCACGTCACCTGGACCCGGCAGCGGACCAGTTGCCGAAGGCGCCGGACGGCGTGACGCTGCGGGACTGCTCGGAAGAAGAGGACCGGCGGCGCGCCCACCGGCTGCTCCAGGAGTGCTTCGCAGAGCACTTCGACTTCCAGCCGCGTACGTACACGCAGTGGCTCGACGACATCGACGCCGAGCGTGTCGACTGGTCACTGATCTGGATCGCCCACGTCGACGGCATCGGCGACGCGGCCGTGCTGCGCACCCACAACGACCGCGCGTCGATGGCCTGGATCGGCAACATAGGCGTCCTGACCGAGGCCCGCGGCCGTGGCATCGGCAGCCACCTCCTGCGCCACGCCTTCGGGCACTACGCGGCGCTGGGCCGCGACCGGATCGGCCTCGGTGTCGACACGGACAACAGCAGCGGCGCCCTCGCACTGTACGAGCGGCACGGCATGGCCCTCGACTTCGCCGTCGACACCTGGGAGCTGACCCGCCCGGCCTGA
- a CDS encoding ricin-type beta-trefoil lectin domain protein → MSSIRKRGARRRRTAMAVVGAAAAAVAGLQLSPSAFGTGDAGDVGGTDTKNPKERASARADFGTSTTDGTRFEDGVMTLKPAASAASSRRAAAAAPHGEGWKSGGAAKYLGTGYTIKFYDKKSAAWLAPYVRRSAADLRRVTSLPVTVDTTPVGWDHVRSKGEIVIGLLHRPCVPPAPGGDAGWKVVRDGSGSKNLSCGFYASSVADTVTSGHAYIDDEFFTADGKAAPSMGETYLRNHISHELGHTMGLDHANRSAARGDCVKGSDSGQFPVMCTPTNAYQDKRAGTYVQQYDVQGLRHLARGGGAALPPQGRITGLGGKCLDVKGGKAANGTQIQLYTCNGGVAQSWILQKDRTFRALGKCLDNHRNASTNGNKISLRDCDGGASQRWSVSAKGQIVHVASGKVLDVTGGSTADSTRIQLYTANTNKRQVWVTPK, encoded by the coding sequence TTGAGCTCGATACGCAAGCGCGGCGCCCGCAGGCGCCGCACCGCCATGGCCGTCGTGGGTGCCGCGGCGGCCGCCGTGGCGGGGCTGCAACTGTCGCCCAGCGCGTTCGGCACCGGCGACGCAGGCGACGTAGGGGGCACCGACACGAAGAACCCGAAGGAGCGGGCGTCCGCGCGCGCCGACTTCGGTACCTCCACGACCGACGGGACGCGCTTCGAGGACGGCGTCATGACCCTGAAGCCGGCGGCCTCCGCGGCCTCGTCCCGGCGCGCCGCGGCCGCCGCCCCGCACGGCGAGGGGTGGAAGTCCGGCGGCGCCGCCAAGTACCTCGGCACCGGCTACACCATCAAGTTCTACGACAAGAAGTCCGCCGCCTGGCTGGCCCCCTACGTGCGGCGCTCGGCCGCGGACCTGCGGCGCGTCACCAGCCTGCCCGTCACCGTCGACACCACGCCGGTGGGCTGGGACCACGTCCGGTCCAAGGGCGAGATCGTCATCGGCCTGCTGCACCGCCCCTGCGTCCCGCCCGCCCCCGGCGGCGACGCCGGCTGGAAGGTCGTCCGCGACGGCTCCGGCAGCAAGAACCTCAGCTGCGGGTTCTACGCCTCCTCCGTCGCCGACACGGTGACCAGCGGTCACGCGTACATCGACGACGAGTTCTTCACCGCCGACGGCAAGGCCGCGCCCTCCATGGGCGAGACCTACCTGCGCAACCACATCAGCCACGAACTCGGGCACACCATGGGCCTCGACCACGCCAACCGCAGCGCGGCGCGCGGCGATTGCGTCAAGGGCAGCGACTCCGGCCAGTTCCCGGTGATGTGCACGCCGACCAACGCCTACCAGGACAAGCGCGCGGGCACCTACGTGCAGCAGTACGACGTACAGGGCCTGCGCCACCTGGCCCGTGGCGGCGGCGCCGCGCTGCCCCCGCAGGGCAGGATCACCGGGCTCGGCGGCAAGTGCCTCGACGTCAAGGGCGGCAAGGCCGCCAACGGCACGCAGATCCAGCTCTACACCTGCAACGGCGGTGTCGCGCAGTCCTGGATCCTCCAGAAGGACCGCACCTTCCGCGCGCTCGGCAAGTGCCTGGACAACCACCGCAACGCGAGCACCAACGGCAACAAGATCAGCCTCCGTGACTGCGACGGCGGCGCGTCCCAGCGCTGGTCGGTCAGTGCCAAGGGCCAGATCGTGCACGTCGCGTCCGGCAAGGTCCTGGACGTGACGGGCGGCTCCACCGCCGACAGCACCAGGATCCAGCTGTACACGGCGAACACGAACAAGCGCCAGGTCTGGGTCACCCCGAAGTAG
- a CDS encoding Lrp/AsnC family transcriptional regulator, which produces MAVDELDTRILRLLLEQPRTSLREYARVLGIARGTLQARLDRLERDGVITGTGPFLSPAALGHPVLAFVHIEVTQGYLDEVGDALAAVPEIIEAHSITGGGDLLTRVAARDNGHLEDVIQQLIKLPGVVRTRTEMALRERVPHRLLPLVESVGRAAAARK; this is translated from the coding sequence ATGGCCGTCGACGAACTCGACACCCGCATCCTGCGGCTGCTCCTCGAACAGCCCCGCACCAGCCTGCGCGAGTACGCGCGCGTCCTCGGCATCGCCCGCGGCACCCTCCAGGCCAGGCTCGACCGCCTGGAGCGGGACGGCGTGATCACGGGCACGGGCCCGTTCCTCTCCCCGGCGGCGCTCGGCCACCCGGTGCTCGCCTTCGTCCACATCGAGGTCACGCAGGGGTACCTGGACGAGGTGGGCGACGCGCTCGCGGCGGTGCCCGAGATCATCGAGGCGCACTCGATCACGGGCGGCGGCGATCTGCTGACCCGCGTCGCGGCACGGGACAACGGCCATCTCGAAGACGTGATCCAGCAGCTGATCAAGCTGCCGGGCGTGGTCCGCACGCGGACGGAGATGGCGCTGCGGGAGCGGGTGCCGCACCGCCTGCTCCCGCTGGTCGAGTCGGTGGGCCGGGCGGCCGCGGCGCGGAAGTGA
- a CDS encoding HAD family phosphatase, which translates to MRDFGNTSVIFDLDGTLVDSEPNYYEASRALLAEYTGREYTWADNEQYVGISSHETLARWRREYGIDASVAELIADLDRRYLELARAGTHVYPQMRKLVERLHEAGIPMAVASGSSRAAIEAILAGTGLDTWLTTLVSAEEVPRGKPAPDVFLAAAALLGAEPAECVVFEDAAPGAAAARAAGMRCVAVPYVAAHADDPAFADAELLFRGGQSEFTAQAALDVLMPSR; encoded by the coding sequence ATGCGCGACTTCGGGAACACCTCGGTCATCTTCGATCTCGACGGCACCCTCGTGGACAGCGAGCCGAACTACTACGAGGCGTCCCGGGCCCTGCTCGCCGAGTACACCGGCCGGGAGTACACCTGGGCCGACAACGAGCAGTACGTGGGCATCAGCTCCCACGAGACGCTCGCGCGGTGGCGGCGGGAGTACGGCATCGACGCCTCCGTGGCCGAGCTGATCGCCGACCTCGACCGCCGCTATCTGGAGCTGGCGCGCGCCGGGACGCACGTCTACCCGCAGATGCGCAAGCTCGTCGAGCGGCTGCACGAGGCGGGCATACCGATGGCCGTGGCGTCCGGTTCGTCCCGGGCGGCCATCGAGGCGATCCTCGCCGGTACGGGCCTGGACACCTGGCTGACCACGCTCGTCTCCGCCGAGGAGGTGCCGCGCGGCAAGCCGGCGCCGGACGTGTTCCTGGCGGCGGCCGCGCTGCTGGGCGCGGAGCCCGCGGAGTGCGTGGTCTTCGAGGACGCGGCGCCGGGCGCGGCGGCGGCACGGGCGGCGGGCATGCGGTGCGTCGCGGTCCCCTATGTCGCCGCCCACGCCGACGACCCGGCGTTCGCGGACGCGGAGCTGCTGTTCCGGGGCGGTCAGAGCGAGTTCACGGCGCAGGCGGCGCTGGACGTGCTGATGCCGTCCCGTTGA